In one Bombyx mori chromosome 22, ASM3026992v2 genomic region, the following are encoded:
- the LOC101739124 gene encoding ceramide phosphoethanolamine synthase: MESDILNWGNKEVEELLHKENISSCLIEICKTHDIDGPCLLSFVDRDFHTHPFDQLKLGERKRFILLVKKLQRHNRSAMMELGLCDDLINPATNINFLGTNLSHLSYDLHNKIPNELSFAGNTECVSSYPPADIKASKLRPEVWKTAIALGYVFLVTWVTAVVMVIVHDKVPDMKKYPPLPDLFLDNVPHIPWAFDMCEITGSLLMAIWLIVLFFHKHRFIILRRFFALAGTVFLLRCFTMLITSLSVPGSHLKCEPRSYPPADEMTVWGRRLAQAYDIWSGAGMSVRGVRTCGDYMFSGHTVALTLLNFFITEYTSRSLYLLHILTWVMNMFGIFFILAAHEHYSIDVFIAFYITSRLFLYYHTLSNNQALMQSDSSRTRIWFPLLSFFESEVDGIVPNEYEGPVTIMQNLKQWCVQMVADVKESSVAKIAGSKLQEGAAMGEYSVVRIVDGIKRNLSLVEEFKNSRPRLVTLDKNIQACLLDECSDHELRHRNIELPKDSLRKEFGDPPSPILKKSI; the protein is encoded by the exons ATGGAGTCCGATATTCTAAATTGGGGTAACAAAGAAGTGGAAGAATTATTACATAAAGAGAATATTTCCAGTTGTTTAATAGAAATATGTAAAACGCACGATATAGACGGACCGTGCCTGCTATCGTTTGTTGATCGAGATTTCCATACGCATCCTTTCGATCAATTGAAACTTGGTGAAAgaaaaagatttattttacTCGTGAAGAAACTACAACGACACAATCGCTCCGCTATGATGGAGCTCGGTCTATGTGATGACCTAATAAATCCAGCTACTAACATTAATTTTCTTGGCACTAATTTGTCACATTTAAGTTATGATCTCCACAATAAAATTCCAAATGAATTATCATTTGCTGGGAATACCGAATGTGTATCAAGCTATCCTCCCGCTGACATAAAGGCTTCCAAGTTAAGGCCAGAGGTTTGGAAGACAGCTATAGCTTTGG GTTATGTCTTCCTAGTGACTTGGGTAACTGCAGTTGTGATGGTTATAGTACATGATAAGGTGCCGGACATGAAGAAATACCCTCCCCTGCCAGATTTGTTTTTGGATAATGTACCGCACATTCCATGGGCTTTTGACATGTGCGAGATTACAGGCTCCTTACTTATGGCAATATGGTTGATAGTGCTATTTTTCCATAAACAcag ATTCATAATATTAAGGAGATTCTTCGCGCTCGCCGGGACGGTATTCCTGCTGCGTTGCTTCACGATGCTGATCACTTCGCTCTCGGTTCCCGGATCGCATCTCAAGTGCGAACCTCGTTCGTATCCGCCAGCCGACGAGATGACAGTGTGGGGCAGACGACTGGCACAAGCCTATGACATATGGAGCGGAGCCGGCATGTCTGTCAGGGGGGTCAGGACCTGCGGAGACTACATGTTCTCGGGACATACAGTCGCTTTAACGCTGTTGAATTTCTTCATCACTGAAT ACACATCGCGAAGTCTGTACCTCCTCCACATCCTGACGTGGGTCATGAACATGTTCGGTATATTCTTCATCTTGGCCGCCCACGAGCATTATTCCATCGACGTGTTCATCGCGTTCTACATAACCTCGCGTCTGTTCCTGTATTACCACACGCTGTCGAACAACCAGGCGCTTATGCAGAGCGATTCTTCCAG aaCCAGAATATGGTTTCCACTGTTATCGTTCTTCGAGTCCGAAGTGGACGGTATCGTTCCCAATGAATATGAGGGACCGGTGACCATAATGCAGAACTTGAAGCAGTGGTGCGTGCAGATGGTGGCCGACGTCAAAGAGTCCTCTGTGGCCAAGATCGCCGGCTCGAAACTGCAGGAGGGCGCCGCTATGGGGGAGTACTCCGTCGTCAGGATCGTCGACGGCATCAAGAGGAACCTGAGCCTCGTCGAAGAGTTCAAAAACTCCCGGCCGCGACTGGTCACGCTCGACAAGAACATACAGGCTTGTTTACTGGACGAGTGCTCTGACCACGAATTACGTCACAGAAACATTGAACTTCCAAAGGATTCGCTCCGAAAAGAATTCGGCGATCCGCCGTCGccaattttgaaaaaaagtatATGA
- the LOC101738976 gene encoding SH3 domain-binding glutamic acid-rich protein homolog has translation MVVKIYISGISGNKEVKKRQQRVLMILDSKNIKYEVIDITEPGRESDKDFMQNNAKSSGGTVSDPNPRSPLPPQMFNDEEYCGDYDQFDLANEVDTLEQFLKLEAPPEEPPQETEKESTLNGDLDGEIAEETSQETETTAEKAENDEADTIETSEKVKETSPVKENSPIKEIEETTKEATPVPVDNEVQEDVAKQGSPEKEASPDLQNLVGDEAKEKSPVKETDDEPKEISKESSPEKEGPVNENGTVSSREQSEGKDVEVTEAIDKTIDNPSDLLIESEQAASAE, from the exons ATGGTTGTCAAAATTTATATCAGTGGCATTTCTGGCAACAAGGAG GTGAAGAAACGTCAGCAGCGGGTCCTGATGATTTTAGactcaaaaaatataaaatatgaagtCATCGACATAACGGAACCAGGGAGAGAGTCCGATAAAGATTTCATGCAAAACAATGCTAAATCTTCTGGTGGCACCGTCAGTGACCCGAACCCGCGTTCACCACTGCCGCCGCAGATGTTTAACGATGAAGAATATTGTGGG GATTATGATCAGTTTGATTTAGCCAATGAAGTTGATACTCTTGAGCAGTTTCTAAAGTTGGAGGCACCTCCAGAAGAACCACCTCAAGAAACAGAAAAG GAAAGTACCTTAAATGGTGATCTTGATGGAGAAATAGCTGAAGAAACCTCCCAAGAAACAGAAACTACAGCGGAAAAAGCAGAAAATGATGAAGCAGACACCATTGAAACATCTGAAAAAGTAAAGGAGACTAGTCCTGTTAAAGAAAACTCACCAATTAAAGAAATTGAAGAAACTACAAAAGAAGCTACACCTGTTCCTGTAGATAATGAAGTGCAGGAAGATGTTGCTAAACAAGGTTCACCCGAGAAGGAAGCCTCACCAGATCTACAAAATTTGGTTGGAGATGAAGCAAAAGAAAAATCTCCAGTAAAAGAGACTGACGATGAGCCAAAAGAGATATCAAAAGAAAGTTCTCCAGAAAAAGAGGGACCAGTGAATGAAAATGGCACCGTGAGCTCGCGTGAACAGTCTGAAGGGAAGGATGTTGAAGTGACTGAAGCAATAGATAAAACAATAGACAATCCCTCAGACCTACTGATCGAAAGTGAGCAGGCTGCATCTGCTGAATAA